Proteins encoded together in one Caldicellulosiruptor saccharolyticus DSM 8903 window:
- a CDS encoding FprA family A-type flavoprotein yields the protein MYTKLKENIYSVGVQDPNLRIFDIVMYTKYGTTYNSYLVIGSEKVALIENVKYKFFDQFLDNIKEIIDPAKIDYLIVNHTEPDHSGSIERLLEINPKIKVFGSRSAMRFLMKISNKSFDSQVVNDGDQISLGNKTLKFISAPFLHWPDSIYTYLIEDSILFTCDSFGCHYSTENLDINWVMDNDKEGFMDAYKYYYDVIMSPFKSYVLQAIEKIKNLRIDIIATGHGPILTNYRDELIGLYKSWSEELLKEPEKPYVVIVYVSAYGYTEMLAKKISEAITQSGIDVLLYNAIEHKIEDILEKIYMAKGVLFGSPTINSDALLPIYEILIRLNPIVHGGKIAGAFGSYGWSGEAVSNIETRLKQLRFKVVEPGLKVNFKPNEEELKKAYEFGILFAEKVKEKKLV from the coding sequence ATGTACACAAAATTAAAAGAAAATATATACTCAGTAGGAGTACAAGATCCAAATCTTCGTATTTTTGACATTGTTATGTACACAAAATATGGAACAACATATAACTCTTATCTCGTAATTGGTTCTGAGAAAGTTGCACTTATTGAAAATGTGAAGTATAAATTTTTTGACCAGTTTTTAGACAATATTAAGGAGATAATTGATCCTGCGAAAATAGATTATCTCATAGTAAATCACACAGAACCGGACCACTCTGGTTCAATTGAAAGACTGCTTGAGATAAATCCGAAGATAAAAGTATTTGGTAGCAGATCTGCCATGAGGTTTTTGATGAAGATTTCAAACAAGAGTTTTGATTCTCAAGTTGTAAACGATGGTGACCAAATATCCTTGGGTAACAAGACATTGAAATTTATTTCTGCTCCATTTTTACACTGGCCTGATTCAATTTACACCTATCTTATAGAAGATAGTATACTCTTTACTTGTGATTCTTTTGGCTGTCATTATAGTACCGAAAATCTTGACATCAACTGGGTAATGGATAATGACAAAGAAGGATTTATGGATGCATACAAGTACTATTACGATGTAATTATGTCGCCATTTAAAAGCTATGTCCTTCAAGCAATTGAAAAGATAAAAAACCTAAGGATTGACATCATAGCAACAGGCCACGGTCCAATCTTGACAAATTACAGGGATGAACTTATAGGTTTGTATAAATCATGGTCAGAAGAGCTTCTAAAAGAACCAGAAAAGCCTTATGTGGTTATTGTCTATGTTTCGGCATATGGATACACTGAAATGCTTGCCAAAAAGATTTCTGAAGCAATTACTCAAAGTGGTATAGATGTGTTGTTGTACAATGCAATTGAGCACAAAATAGAAGATATATTGGAAAAGATATATATGGCAAAAGGTGTGCTGTTTGGCTCACCTACCATAAACTCAGATGCTCTTTTACCAATATATGAAATATTGATAAGGCTAAACCCCATAGTTCATGGAGGGAAAATTGCTGGTGCTTTTGGATCATATGGCTGGAGTGGAGAAGCTGTCTCAAACATTGAAACACGATTAAAACAGTTAAGGTTCAAAGTAGTTGAACCAGGGCTCAAGGTAAATTTCAAACCCAATGAGGAGGAATTAAAAAAGGCATATGAATTTGGTATACTATTTGCTGAGAAGGTAAAAGAGAAAAAGCTGGTGTAA
- a CDS encoding NAD(P)/FAD-dependent oxidoreductase, protein MEKFDVVIIGGGVSALTVTEEIRKKDFNLSMCILSDEKVLPYYRLKLPYYIYNPIDEKFFIKPQNWFEDNNIKIYLNSPVIEVDFDNKIVFGSDKKIGYKKLVIASGAKPYNGDDVVDIRARDKVFSLRTYEDLLRLKEIIPRVPEVAIIGAGLLGLELASTLEGKSVFLIEIAERLLPKQLDEVGALLFEEEIKRKGINIIFDSKVEKIEKINNKLVIFLSNNKEILSDIVIFSAGVVPNTDFVNDKRILSSRKGIGVNTRMQTSIEDVFACGDVAYLDNQNPGTWTFAVESGKVVGKNILGQNIEYQRKPIPYFLKAFGMEIVSAGNIIDVKDSNLFECLNKEKMVYKKFVVKNKRLIGYLLINDTKTHSQINKLVGQEVDPKWIEKYLEIK, encoded by the coding sequence ATGGAAAAATTTGATGTAGTGATTATTGGTGGTGGGGTTTCTGCTTTAACAGTTACAGAAGAAATAAGGAAAAAGGATTTTAATCTTTCAATGTGTATTCTGAGTGATGAGAAAGTATTGCCTTATTATAGATTAAAACTCCCTTATTATATTTACAATCCTATTGATGAGAAATTCTTTATAAAACCTCAAAACTGGTTTGAAGATAATAACATAAAAATTTATCTAAACTCGCCGGTGATTGAGGTTGATTTTGACAACAAGATTGTGTTTGGGTCAGACAAGAAAATAGGGTATAAAAAACTTGTAATTGCCTCTGGTGCCAAGCCATATAACGGCGATGATGTGGTTGATATCAGAGCAAGAGATAAAGTTTTTTCCTTGAGGACCTACGAAGACCTTCTACGATTGAAAGAAATCATTCCCCGAGTCCCTGAAGTTGCCATTATAGGTGCAGGGCTTTTGGGACTAGAACTTGCTTCAACACTGGAAGGTAAAAGTGTATTTCTAATTGAAATAGCAGAACGACTTTTACCTAAACAATTAGATGAAGTAGGTGCTTTGCTTTTTGAAGAAGAGATAAAAAGAAAGGGAATAAATATAATTTTTGATAGCAAAGTTGAAAAAATTGAAAAAATAAACAACAAGTTGGTAATCTTTCTTTCAAATAATAAAGAGATTTTATCTGACATTGTAATTTTTTCAGCAGGTGTTGTGCCAAATACAGATTTTGTAAATGATAAACGAATACTGAGTTCCAGAAAAGGCATTGGAGTAAATACCAGAATGCAAACCTCAATAGAAGATGTGTTCGCATGTGGTGATGTAGCCTATCTTGACAATCAAAATCCTGGTACATGGACTTTTGCAGTTGAAAGTGGCAAAGTAGTTGGCAAAAACATTCTTGGGCAGAATATTGAATATCAAAGAAAACCTATCCCCTATTTTCTAAAGGCATTTGGAATGGAAATAGTCTCTGCTGGAAACATAATCGATGTAAAAGATTCAAATCTATTTGAGTGTCTTAACAAAGAAAAGATGGTTTATAAAAAATTTGTGGTCAAAAACAAAAGATTAATCGGGTACTTGCTCATAAATGACACAAAAACGCACAGTCAAATAAACAAACTTGTGGGTCAGGAAGTTGACCCAAAATGGATAGAAAAATATCTTGAGATAAAATAA